In Prescottella soli, a genomic segment contains:
- the ligD gene encoding non-homologous end-joining DNA ligase, which yields MTGPRSTPPQPMLATLGRPPAGEGWAFEMKWDGQRIIASVAGGVCRLFSRNGIEATGAYPELVDPLVRLLAGRAAVLDGEVVALDADGRPSFSRLQHRMHVLRPTAALRRTTPVTYYVFDVLALEGDSTTSRGYLRRRELLDGLGLDAPEVRVPPHWVDGDGGRMLDLAREHRLEGIVAKRVDSIYRPGIRSPDWVKTPLRSNTEVIVVGWVPGTGSARGGVGSLLLAARDDDARLVYIGHVGTGFTGATRRALLEKLEPLERPTSPLDAAPPARESRDARWVEPLLVGDVEYREYVGGSLRHPSWKGLRDDKSPDEVDLPGRH from the coding sequence ATGACCGGCCCGCGATCGACGCCGCCCCAGCCGATGCTGGCCACCCTGGGCCGACCACCGGCCGGCGAGGGGTGGGCGTTCGAGATGAAGTGGGACGGTCAGCGCATCATCGCGTCGGTCGCGGGCGGCGTGTGCCGGCTCTTCAGCCGCAACGGGATCGAGGCCACCGGCGCCTATCCGGAGCTCGTCGATCCCCTCGTCCGGCTGCTCGCCGGGCGCGCGGCGGTCCTCGACGGCGAGGTGGTGGCGCTCGACGCCGACGGGCGCCCCTCGTTCTCCCGCCTGCAGCATCGGATGCACGTGCTGCGGCCGACCGCCGCACTGCGCCGCACCACGCCGGTCACCTACTACGTGTTCGACGTTCTTGCGCTCGAGGGTGATTCGACGACGTCCCGGGGATACCTGCGGCGACGGGAGCTGCTCGACGGACTCGGACTGGACGCGCCGGAGGTGCGCGTGCCACCGCACTGGGTGGACGGCGACGGCGGCCGGATGCTCGACCTGGCGCGGGAGCATCGCCTGGAAGGAATCGTCGCCAAGCGCGTCGACTCGATCTACCGGCCGGGCATCCGCTCCCCCGACTGGGTCAAGACGCCGCTCCGGAGCAACACCGAGGTGATCGTCGTCGGATGGGTGCCGGGAACGGGATCGGCCCGCGGGGGTGTCGGGTCTCTGCTTCTCGCGGCCCGCGACGACGACGCCCGGCTCGTCTACATCGGGCACGTCGGCACGGGATTCACCGGCGCGACCCGGCGGGCGCTCCTCGAGAAGCTGGAACCTCTCGAACGGCCGACCAGTCCGCTGGACGCCGCTCCGCCCGCGCGGGAATCGCGTGACGCCCGGTGGGTGGAGCCGCTTCTCGTCGGCGACGTCGAATATCGCGAGTACGTCGGCGGGAGCCTGCGGCATCCCAGTTGGAAGGGTCTGCGTGACGACAAGTCGCCGGACGAAGTGGACCTGCCGGGTCGGCACTGA
- a CDS encoding hemolysin family protein translates to MNGGTLLDAVLVLVFVVVGGVFAATEMALVSLREGQIRALAQRGHRGTRAAALARNPNRFLSSVQIGVTVAGFFSAAFGASTLAPSFAPTLEDWGLSVGAADAVALIGTTLVIAYLSLVLGELVPKRIALQNATGVALVTAPPLDRFATVVRPVIWFLSVSTNVLVRILGGDPSRKSEEITSGELRELVLGHAGIADEERRVLSEVFDVGQRTLTEVMRPRTEVDFLAADLPVRKARGEALALGHSRYPVVGTSLDDIVGFVHVRDLLLADLDRTPAVGQLCRTILRLPGSKPALAALSLMRRGNEQILLVVDEYGGTAGIATLEDIVEEVVGEIGDEFDPLPRSAPAAPDAGREMDGLLLVEDFEKETGATVPVGPYETVAGYVLHRLQRLPRVGDGVDVDGFRLTVSELDGRRIAALRLSPRYSSGSA, encoded by the coding sequence GTGAACGGCGGCACGCTGCTCGACGCCGTTCTCGTGCTGGTGTTCGTCGTGGTGGGCGGCGTGTTCGCCGCGACCGAGATGGCGCTCGTGTCGCTGCGCGAGGGTCAGATCCGAGCGCTCGCACAGCGCGGCCACCGCGGCACACGGGCGGCCGCCCTGGCCCGGAACCCGAATCGCTTCCTCTCCTCGGTCCAGATCGGCGTCACCGTGGCCGGATTCTTCTCCGCCGCGTTCGGCGCGTCGACACTCGCGCCGAGTTTCGCTCCGACGCTGGAGGACTGGGGTCTGTCGGTCGGCGCGGCGGACGCCGTGGCGCTCATCGGTACGACTCTGGTGATCGCGTACCTGTCGCTGGTGCTCGGGGAGCTCGTTCCGAAACGTATTGCGTTGCAGAACGCCACCGGCGTCGCGCTGGTGACGGCACCCCCGCTGGACCGATTCGCGACCGTCGTCCGTCCGGTAATCTGGTTCCTGTCGGTCTCGACCAACGTGCTCGTCCGCATCCTCGGCGGGGACCCCTCCCGCAAGAGCGAGGAGATCACGTCCGGGGAACTGCGCGAGCTGGTCCTCGGGCACGCCGGCATCGCCGACGAGGAACGCCGCGTACTCTCCGAGGTGTTCGACGTGGGGCAGCGGACGCTGACCGAGGTGATGCGCCCGCGGACCGAGGTCGATTTCCTCGCCGCGGACCTCCCGGTTCGCAAGGCGCGCGGCGAGGCCCTGGCGCTGGGCCACAGCCGGTACCCGGTCGTGGGAACCTCGCTCGACGACATCGTGGGGTTCGTCCACGTTCGGGATCTCCTGCTCGCCGATCTCGACCGGACGCCCGCCGTCGGTCAGCTGTGTCGGACGATCCTGCGGTTGCCCGGGTCCAAGCCCGCGCTCGCCGCCCTGTCGCTGATGCGCCGCGGCAACGAGCAGATCCTCCTCGTCGTCGACGAGTACGGGGGCACGGCCGGTATCGCGACCCTCGAGGACATCGTCGAGGAGGTGGTCGGCGAGATCGGTGACGAGTTCGACCCGCTACCGAGGTCCGCGCCCGCCGCTCCCGACGCGGGTCGGGAGATGGACGGATTGCTCCTGGTCGAGGACTTCGAGAAGGAAACCGGGGCAACGGTTCCGGTGGGTCCGTACGAAACCGTCGCGGGCTACGTGCTGCACCGGCTGCAGCGCCTGCCGCGGGTGGGGGACGGCGTGGACGTGGACGGGTTCCGGCTGACGGTCAGCGAACTGGACGGCCGACGGATCGCGGCGTTGCGACTCTCGCCCCGCTATTCCTCCGGCTCCGCGTAG
- a CDS encoding bifunctional 3'-5' exonuclease/DNA polymerase, with protein sequence MRTVLVPDSDGATLVRTDESGTVLGEPRRVSDVAATVREIEAAEHPRWVFEDTARVSPPLLADGVRVRRCHDLRLTGALLDMRAGRVTPAADVPVDDRPGLFDAVPTTPPDVVVERHRRQLAAVADDPRLRLLVAAESAGGLAAAEMSHDGLPFSTAAHRALLERALGPRTPEHVPPVRLREVADEVGAAFGRPVNPASQPEVVAAFAREGIELGSTRKYLLREVDHPAVEPLLRYRDLAKLHSTNGWTWLDAWVRGDRFRPVYVPGGVVSGRWASRGGGALQIPKALRSSVIADPGHTFVIADAGQLEPRILAAMSADPRMVAAAGADDLYSPVAAEAFGGDRAQAKVAILGVLYGATAGDARALLTMLRKRFPVAVQFVEDAARAGERGEVVHSWLGRACPPPSDSWWSNGDAHARGRFTRNFVVQATASEWALCLLADLRRRLADSPDDGELVFFQHDEVVVHTRRPDAAAAHVLAAADAATRLLFGDTAVRFPMDVGVRECYAEPEE encoded by the coding sequence GTGAGAACGGTGCTGGTACCCGACAGCGACGGTGCCACGCTGGTCCGGACCGACGAGTCCGGCACGGTGCTCGGCGAGCCGCGACGCGTGTCCGACGTCGCCGCCACGGTCCGCGAGATCGAGGCGGCCGAGCACCCGCGCTGGGTGTTCGAGGACACCGCCCGGGTCAGTCCGCCGCTGCTGGCGGACGGTGTCCGGGTGCGGCGGTGCCACGATCTGCGGCTCACCGGCGCGCTGCTCGACATGCGGGCCGGTCGGGTCACTCCCGCCGCCGATGTCCCCGTCGACGATCGGCCGGGACTGTTCGACGCGGTGCCGACGACCCCGCCCGACGTCGTCGTCGAACGGCACCGGCGGCAACTGGCCGCGGTGGCCGACGATCCGCGGCTGCGACTGCTGGTGGCCGCCGAGTCGGCGGGCGGGCTCGCGGCGGCGGAGATGAGCCACGACGGGTTGCCGTTCTCGACCGCGGCGCATCGCGCGCTGCTCGAGCGTGCGCTCGGTCCGCGCACCCCCGAGCATGTGCCGCCGGTCCGGCTGCGCGAGGTCGCCGACGAGGTGGGGGCGGCGTTCGGGCGGCCGGTCAACCCGGCGTCGCAGCCGGAGGTGGTGGCGGCGTTCGCGCGCGAGGGCATCGAGCTCGGCTCCACCCGCAAGTACCTGCTGCGCGAGGTCGACCACCCGGCCGTCGAACCGCTGCTCCGCTACCGCGACCTGGCGAAGCTGCACAGCACCAACGGCTGGACGTGGCTGGACGCGTGGGTCCGCGGGGACCGGTTCCGGCCGGTGTACGTGCCGGGCGGCGTGGTGTCGGGCCGCTGGGCCAGCCGCGGCGGCGGTGCGCTGCAGATCCCGAAGGCGTTGCGTTCGAGCGTGATCGCCGACCCCGGGCACACGTTCGTGATCGCCGACGCCGGCCAGCTCGAGCCGCGCATCCTCGCGGCGATGTCCGCCGATCCGCGCATGGTGGCCGCTGCCGGCGCCGACGACCTCTACTCCCCCGTCGCGGCGGAGGCGTTCGGCGGTGATCGCGCGCAGGCCAAGGTCGCGATCCTCGGTGTCCTCTACGGCGCCACCGCCGGTGATGCCCGCGCGCTACTGACCATGCTGCGCAAGCGTTTTCCGGTGGCGGTGCAGTTCGTCGAGGACGCCGCCCGGGCCGGCGAGCGCGGCGAGGTGGTGCACTCGTGGCTCGGCCGGGCCTGCCCACCGCCGTCGGACTCCTGGTGGTCGAACGGGGACGCGCACGCCCGCGGCCGGTTCACGCGCAACTTCGTCGTGCAGGCGACGGCGTCCGAGTGGGCGCTGTGCCTGCTCGCGGATCTGCGGCGCCGACTGGCCGATTCACCCGACGACGGCGAACTGGTGTTCTTCCAGCACGACGAGGTGGTGGTGCACACCCGCCGCCCCGACGCCGCGGCCGCGCACGTCCTCGCCGCCGCCGATGCGGCGACGCGACTCCTGTTCGGCGACACCGCCGTCCGGTTCCCGATGGATGTCGGGGTCCGGGAGTGCTACGCGGAGCCGGAGGAATAG
- a CDS encoding LysR family transcriptional regulator, which translates to MDTEAVRSFVRAAELGQLQHAAGELGVTQQAVSKRIATLERELEVRLFTRTARGVELTLDGQAFLPHARSIVTGVDRAVAAVRPGSRALRIDVLGLRTAQAVVLHDYWRAHSEIDLDVVTLKVNDPRAAVAAVEAGEIDASFRTVTDPATLPGAVHMIHAFDSPLELLVGPRHPLASARTLTPPQLRRHRIWVPGIAPRSEWAEFYDQLSAAFDLRIDAAGPNFGNEVLFDTLADSPDVATLVGARDRYIWPTNYDLRRIPIANPTLAYPISLILPRTNPHPGLRGIVDHFRGLAPVPEPTWLPSWAVHPSRRDGDIARGTAVT; encoded by the coding sequence GTGGATACCGAGGCAGTGCGATCCTTCGTCCGCGCGGCCGAGCTCGGACAGCTCCAACACGCGGCCGGCGAGTTGGGCGTGACGCAACAGGCCGTCTCGAAGCGGATCGCGACCCTCGAGCGCGAGCTCGAGGTCCGCCTGTTCACCCGTACCGCCCGCGGGGTCGAGCTGACGCTCGACGGCCAGGCGTTCCTTCCCCACGCACGAAGCATCGTCACGGGTGTCGATCGCGCCGTCGCCGCGGTGCGGCCGGGCTCGCGGGCCCTGCGGATCGACGTCCTCGGCTTGCGGACCGCGCAAGCCGTTGTCCTACACGACTATTGGCGGGCGCATTCCGAAATCGACCTCGACGTGGTGACCCTCAAGGTCAACGACCCGCGGGCGGCGGTCGCCGCCGTCGAGGCGGGCGAGATCGACGCATCGTTCCGCACGGTCACCGATCCGGCAACGCTGCCGGGCGCCGTGCACATGATCCACGCGTTCGACTCGCCGCTGGAACTCCTCGTCGGCCCGAGACATCCCCTCGCCTCCGCGCGGACGCTGACACCACCGCAGCTGCGCCGGCATCGGATCTGGGTGCCGGGTATCGCGCCCCGCAGCGAATGGGCGGAGTTCTACGATCAGCTCAGCGCCGCCTTCGATCTCCGCATCGATGCCGCGGGCCCGAACTTCGGCAACGAGGTGCTGTTCGACACGCTCGCGGACTCCCCGGACGTAGCCACCCTGGTCGGCGCGCGCGATCGCTACATCTGGCCGACGAACTACGACCTGCGCCGGATCCCGATCGCCAACCCCACGCTCGCTTACCCGATCTCGCTCATCCTGCCCAGAACGAATCCGCACCCCGGACTGCGCGGAATCGTCGACCACTTCCGCGGCCTGGCCCCTGTCCCCGAGCCGACGTGGCTCCCGTCCTGGGCGGTTCACCCGAGTCGCCGCGACGGGGACATCGCCCGCGGCACTGCCGTCACCTAG
- a CDS encoding MFS transporter, whose protein sequence is MRVQSGRSLDRLWSAYAVSAYGTWIAFGAFPLIAVHVLHSSAFAVSLLDAAGLTVAAIVAVPLGPWIEHRAKRPVMIAMDLGRFLAMASVPIAYFVGLLTYGQLLVVSVVSGTAGIAFTAASGAYLKHLVRGDQLLVANGRFEGTSWVATAVGPPLGGALVGLLGPVVTVAADAVSFLLSALGVLRIRGDDVAAPRDTATGLRVTDLLGGWLLILHDRALRRLFLNSILVAGLITATVPLLAVLLLGEYHFPAWQYGLAFGVPALGGFAGARLSARLVARYGRHRVMTVSGWLRSIFPLGLAFIQPGIAGLLTVIVVEGLLITCMGIFNPISATERLQRTPADHAARVLTAWSVSSKLLQAALVVVWGILATLTDPLAAITVSGVLLLATPLLLPKPEHMLDPVTAPTV, encoded by the coding sequence ATGCGCGTGCAATCGGGACGCAGCCTCGACCGGCTGTGGTCGGCCTACGCCGTCAGTGCCTACGGCACGTGGATCGCCTTCGGTGCGTTCCCCCTCATCGCGGTGCACGTGCTGCACTCATCGGCCTTCGCCGTCTCGCTGCTCGACGCGGCCGGGCTGACCGTCGCGGCGATCGTGGCAGTCCCGCTCGGGCCCTGGATCGAACACCGGGCCAAACGACCGGTGATGATCGCCATGGACCTGGGCCGGTTCCTCGCGATGGCGAGCGTTCCGATCGCGTACTTCGTCGGCTTGCTGACCTACGGCCAACTGCTGGTCGTATCGGTCGTCTCCGGAACCGCGGGCATCGCCTTCACCGCCGCGTCCGGCGCGTACCTGAAACACCTCGTCCGGGGCGACCAGCTCCTTGTCGCGAACGGAAGATTCGAAGGCACGAGCTGGGTGGCGACCGCGGTGGGGCCGCCCCTCGGCGGCGCACTCGTCGGGCTTCTCGGCCCGGTCGTCACCGTCGCCGCCGACGCCGTCAGCTTTCTGCTGTCTGCGCTCGGGGTCCTCCGCATCCGTGGCGACGACGTCGCGGCTCCCCGGGACACGGCCACCGGATTGCGCGTCACCGACCTCCTGGGCGGCTGGCTGTTGATCCTTCACGACCGCGCACTACGGCGCCTGTTCCTCAACTCGATCCTGGTCGCCGGCCTGATCACGGCCACCGTCCCGCTCCTGGCCGTCCTCCTGCTGGGCGAATACCACTTCCCGGCCTGGCAATACGGTCTCGCGTTCGGCGTCCCGGCGCTCGGCGGCTTCGCGGGTGCCCGTCTCTCCGCGCGCCTCGTCGCCCGCTACGGCCGTCACCGAGTCATGACCGTCTCCGGCTGGCTGCGCTCGATCTTCCCGCTCGGCCTCGCCTTCATCCAACCCGGCATCGCAGGACTCCTCACGGTGATCGTCGTCGAGGGCCTGCTGATCACCTGCATGGGCATCTTCAACCCGATCAGCGCGACGGAACGCCTGCAACGCACTCCCGCCGATCACGCCGCACGAGTCCTCACCGCATGGAGTGTCAGCAGCAAACTCCTCCAAGCTGCCCTCGTGGTGGTCTGGGGCATCCTCGCTACGCTCACCGACCCGCTCGCCGCGATCACCGTCTCCGGCGTGCTGCTGCTGGCCACCCCGCTCCTGCTGCCCAAGCCCGAGCACATGCTCGATCCCGTGACGGCGCCGACCGTCTAG
- a CDS encoding acyl-CoA dehydrogenase family protein encodes MVAPTEVTEEQARAVAEEAREEGWEKPSFAKELFLGRFQLDLVHPFPRPAPAEEERTKAFIAQLEEYCRGLDGSVIERDARIPDEYVAGLAELGCFGLKVPTEYGGLGLSQVAYNRALMVASSVHPSVGALLSAHQSIGVPEPLKLAGTPAQKQAFLPRCAKGAVSAFLLTEPDVGSDPARMASTATPVDGGAAYLLDGVKLWTTNGVVAELLVVMARVPRSEGHRGGISAFVVEADSPGITVERRNAFMGLRGIENGVTRLHRVRVPAENLIGREGDGLKIALTTLNTGRLALPAMCAAAGKWSLKIAREWSAERVQWGRPIGEHGEVAAKISFIAATTFALEAVLDLSGQMADEGRNDIRIEAALAKLWASEMACQIADELIQIRGGRGYETAASLAARGERAVPAEQLLRDLRINRIFEGSSEIMRLLIAREAVDAHLTAAGDLADPKADMQHKAKAALGASGFYAKWLPHLVSGKGQLPNSYGEFGSLATHLRFIERNARKLARSTFYGMARWQAGMEKHQSFLGRIVDIGAELFAMSAACVRAEMERTEDPARGATATDLADAFCRQSRLRVERLFAALWENTDETDHRIARKVLGGEYTWLETGVLDQTEGTGPWIAPWAPGPSAEENVARRYPAATPADAAEEPTA; translated from the coding sequence ATGGTTGCACCTACCGAGGTGACGGAAGAACAGGCGCGAGCTGTCGCCGAGGAAGCACGCGAGGAGGGCTGGGAAAAGCCGTCCTTCGCCAAGGAGTTGTTCCTCGGCCGGTTCCAGCTCGACCTGGTACACCCCTTTCCCAGGCCTGCGCCCGCGGAGGAGGAGCGGACGAAGGCGTTCATCGCCCAGCTGGAGGAGTACTGCCGCGGTCTCGACGGGTCGGTGATCGAGCGGGACGCCCGCATCCCCGACGAGTACGTCGCGGGCCTGGCCGAACTCGGCTGCTTCGGGCTCAAGGTGCCCACCGAGTACGGCGGGCTCGGCCTGTCCCAGGTCGCCTACAACCGCGCCCTGATGGTGGCGTCCTCCGTGCACCCGAGCGTGGGCGCGCTGCTGTCGGCGCACCAGTCCATCGGCGTGCCGGAGCCGCTGAAGCTGGCCGGCACCCCCGCGCAGAAGCAGGCCTTCCTGCCGCGCTGCGCGAAGGGCGCCGTCTCGGCGTTTCTGCTGACCGAACCGGATGTCGGCTCGGATCCGGCCCGGATGGCCTCGACCGCCACTCCGGTCGACGGCGGCGCCGCCTACCTGCTCGACGGCGTCAAACTGTGGACCACCAACGGTGTGGTGGCGGAACTTCTCGTGGTGATGGCGCGCGTCCCGCGGAGCGAGGGTCATCGCGGCGGGATCAGCGCCTTCGTGGTCGAGGCCGACTCCCCCGGCATCACCGTCGAACGCCGCAACGCCTTCATGGGTCTGCGGGGAATCGAGAACGGCGTCACCCGACTGCACCGGGTGCGGGTCCCGGCCGAGAATCTGATCGGACGCGAAGGAGACGGCCTGAAGATCGCGTTGACCACCTTGAACACCGGCCGACTGGCGCTGCCCGCGATGTGCGCCGCGGCCGGCAAGTGGTCACTCAAGATCGCCCGCGAGTGGTCCGCCGAGCGGGTGCAGTGGGGCAGGCCGATCGGCGAACACGGCGAGGTTGCCGCGAAGATCTCGTTCATCGCTGCCACCACGTTCGCGCTGGAGGCAGTGCTGGATCTGTCCGGTCAGATGGCCGACGAGGGCCGCAACGACATCCGCATCGAGGCCGCGCTCGCCAAGCTGTGGGCGAGCGAGATGGCGTGCCAGATCGCCGACGAACTCATCCAGATCCGCGGCGGGCGCGGCTACGAGACGGCCGCGTCGCTGGCCGCCCGCGGTGAGCGCGCGGTGCCGGCCGAACAACTGCTGCGAGACCTGCGAATCAATCGGATCTTCGAGGGGTCGAGCGAGATCATGCGACTGCTCATCGCCCGCGAAGCCGTCGACGCGCACCTGACCGCAGCCGGCGATCTGGCCGACCCCAAGGCCGACATGCAGCACAAGGCCAAGGCCGCGCTGGGGGCCAGCGGCTTCTACGCCAAGTGGCTGCCGCACCTGGTCTCCGGCAAGGGGCAACTGCCCAACTCCTACGGTGAATTCGGTTCACTGGCAACACATCTGCGGTTCATCGAGCGAAACGCCCGGAAGCTCGCGCGATCCACGTTCTACGGCATGGCGCGCTGGCAGGCCGGGATGGAGAAGCACCAGTCCTTCCTCGGCCGCATCGTCGACATCGGCGCGGAACTGTTCGCCATGTCGGCGGCCTGCGTGCGCGCCGAGATGGAACGCACCGAGGATCCCGCCCGGGGCGCGACCGCCACCGACCTGGCCGACGCGTTCTGCCGGCAGTCCCGGCTGCGCGTCGAGCGACTGTTCGCCGCGCTGTGGGAGAACACCGACGAGACCGACCACCGCATCGCTCGCAAGGTGCTCGGCGGTGAGTACACCTGGCTGGAGACCGGGGTGCTCGATCAGACCGAGGGCACCGGGCCCTGGATCGCGCCCTGGGCGCCGGGACCCTCGGCCGAGGAGAACGTGGCCCGCCGCTACCCGGCCGCGACACCCGCCGACGCGGCGGAGGAGCCGACCGCCTAG
- a CDS encoding LysR substrate-binding domain-containing protein, with protein sequence MVSSARPPTYTMRQLFVFVAVAETGTIRAAADRLHVSQSAVSLAITELERGLKSQLCVRRRAHGVQLTPTGERVLTRAKALLEQAGDLAAEASGAAGVLTGPLAIGCYSSLGPTLLPRLLYEFNQLHPQVTVDFVEDTQDRLEQRLMSGELDLAIVYDLDLSPELRRTRMDTRQPAILLPAEHRLADAPVIELAELADEPMVLLDAPPSSFHALQMCSRAGFTPQIRFRPKNFETARALVGRGFGWTLLIQRPQLDVTYEGLGVVVRPEVEPPVPEVDILLVWSQDALLSRAARAFVEFAADGDGTPF encoded by the coding sequence ATGGTCAGCTCGGCAAGGCCCCCGACGTACACAATGCGCCAACTGTTCGTATTCGTGGCCGTCGCCGAGACCGGCACCATCCGCGCCGCAGCCGACCGACTGCACGTGTCCCAGTCCGCGGTCTCGCTCGCGATCACCGAACTGGAACGCGGGCTCAAGTCCCAGCTGTGCGTGCGCCGCCGCGCGCACGGCGTCCAGCTGACGCCGACGGGCGAGCGGGTGCTGACGCGGGCGAAGGCCCTGCTCGAGCAGGCCGGGGACCTGGCCGCGGAGGCGTCCGGCGCCGCGGGCGTCCTCACCGGTCCGCTCGCGATCGGCTGCTACTCGTCCCTGGGCCCGACGCTGCTGCCCCGGCTGCTCTACGAGTTCAACCAGCTGCACCCGCAGGTGACGGTGGACTTCGTCGAGGACACCCAGGACCGGCTCGAGCAACGCCTGATGTCGGGCGAACTGGACCTCGCGATCGTCTACGACCTCGACCTGTCGCCCGAGCTGCGGCGGACCCGGATGGACACCCGCCAGCCGGCGATCCTGCTGCCCGCCGAGCACCGGCTGGCCGACGCCCCCGTCATCGAGCTGGCCGAACTCGCGGACGAACCGATGGTGCTGCTCGACGCGCCGCCGAGCTCGTTCCACGCCCTGCAGATGTGCAGCCGGGCCGGGTTCACCCCGCAGATCCGATTCCGCCCCAAGAACTTCGAGACGGCCCGCGCGCTCGTGGGCCGCGGCTTCGGCTGGACCCTGCTGATCCAGCGCCCCCAGCTCGACGTCACCTACGAGGGGCTCGGCGTCGTCGTGCGTCCCGAGGTGGAGCCGCCGGTGCCCGAGGTCGACATTCTGCTGGTGTGGTCGCAGGACGCACTCCTGAGTCGCGCGGCGCGGGCGTTCGTGGAGTTCGCGGCGGACGGCGACGGCACTCCCTTCTGA
- a CDS encoding MFS transporter has product MTATMAAAPPQELHRKARKAALGSFVGTAIEWYDFFIYGTAAALVLGHQFFPNSSDLAGTLASFATLAVGFIARPIGGVVMGHFGDRVGRKSMLVISLLLMGFATIGIGVLPNYDAIGVFAPILLVTLRFIQGLGVGGEWGGAVLVATENAPEGRKGLYGAAPQIGVPAGVLVANLVYLPLTAFMSDETFKAWGWRIPFLLSAVLVLVAMWIRLGLEESSEFQESRDDKQPEKLPIVEVLTKHWKTVLLAGGTFIATNGIAYAYMVYVLKYGEKELGFSKTTMLFLLIGSCPFWMGGMAFSAWKSDTLGRRTVYVRSSIALVVVAAVFFPLMDTAVLPVMAAAMIAMGFVLGCCAGPQSALFAELFPPAIRYSGASLGYQIGAILGGGLAPIIATALYASFDTSLAITGYFVLIALVSLASILVLKVPGTKSSRPIEQEAV; this is encoded by the coding sequence ATGACGGCAACCATGGCTGCGGCTCCGCCGCAGGAGTTGCACCGCAAGGCACGCAAGGCCGCGCTGGGCAGCTTCGTCGGCACCGCGATCGAGTGGTACGACTTCTTCATCTACGGCACGGCTGCCGCGCTGGTGCTCGGTCACCAGTTCTTCCCGAACTCCTCGGACCTGGCCGGCACGCTGGCGTCGTTCGCGACCCTCGCCGTCGGGTTCATCGCGCGCCCCATCGGTGGCGTCGTCATGGGCCACTTCGGTGACCGGGTCGGTCGCAAGTCGATGCTCGTGATCTCGCTGCTGCTCATGGGCTTCGCCACCATCGGCATCGGTGTCCTCCCCAACTACGACGCGATCGGAGTGTTCGCCCCGATCCTGCTGGTGACGCTGCGCTTCATCCAGGGCCTCGGCGTGGGCGGCGAGTGGGGTGGCGCGGTGCTCGTCGCCACCGAGAACGCCCCCGAGGGCCGCAAGGGTCTCTACGGTGCCGCCCCGCAGATCGGTGTGCCGGCGGGCGTCCTCGTCGCGAACCTCGTCTACCTGCCGCTCACCGCGTTCATGAGCGACGAGACGTTCAAGGCGTGGGGTTGGCGAATCCCGTTCCTGCTCAGTGCCGTCCTCGTCCTTGTCGCGATGTGGATCCGCCTCGGCCTCGAGGAGAGTAGCGAGTTCCAGGAGTCCAGGGACGACAAGCAGCCCGAGAAGTTGCCGATCGTCGAGGTCCTCACCAAGCACTGGAAGACGGTCCTGCTGGCCGGCGGCACGTTCATCGCCACCAACGGCATCGCCTACGCGTACATGGTCTACGTCCTCAAGTACGGCGAGAAGGAACTCGGCTTCAGCAAGACCACGATGCTGTTCCTGCTGATCGGATCGTGCCCGTTCTGGATGGGCGGCATGGCGTTCAGCGCCTGGAAGTCCGACACCCTGGGCCGCCGCACCGTCTACGTCCGCAGCTCGATCGCCCTCGTCGTCGTGGCCGCCGTGTTCTTCCCGCTCATGGACACCGCGGTGCTGCCCGTCATGGCCGCCGCGATGATCGCGATGGGCTTCGTCCTCGGCTGCTGTGCCGGTCCGCAGTCCGCGCTGTTCGCGGAGCTGTTCCCTCCGGCCATCCGCTACTCGGGTGCCTCCCTCGGCTACCAGATCGGCGCCATCCTCGGCGGCGGCCTCGCCCCGATCATCGCCACCGCGCTGTACGCAAGCTTCGACACGTCGCTCGCGATCACCGGCTACTTCGTGCTGATCGCCCTGGTCAGCCTCGCCAGCATCCTCGTGTTGAAGGTTCCCGGTACCAAGTCCTCCCGTCCGATCGAGCAGGAAGCGGTCTGA